TTTCTCAGGAAGCTTTAGACAAAGGATTGAAAACTATTACTACAAACCTTAACAGAATCATTGCAAAGGGAAACCTTACAGAAGAACAAAAAGCAGAAACTTTAGGAAACATCACCACTTTCACTCAGCTAAAAGATGCGGTAACCAACGCAGATTTGGTAGTGGAAGCTGCAACTGAAAATCAGGATTTAAAGCTAAAGATTTTCGCTCAGATGGATGAGTTTGCTCCGGAAAACTGCATTTTATCTACCAATACTTCATCTATTTCTATTACTAAAATTGCTGCAGCTACCAAAAGAGCAGACAAAGTAATCGGAATGCACTTTATGAACCCGGTTCCAATTATGAAACTGGTAGAAATCATCAAAGGCTACTCTACTTCAAAAGAAACTTTTGACTCTATTTACGAAATGAGCAAAACGTTAGGAAAAGTTCCTGTAGAAGTAAATGATTACCCTGGTTTTGTTGCCAACAGAATTTTGATGCCGATGATTAACGAATCTATCGAAACTTTATACAACGGTGTTGCAGGAGTTGAAGAAATTGACACTGTAATGAAATTAGGGATGGCTCATCCAATGGGACCACTTCAGTTGGCAGATTTTATCGGTCTTGATGTTTGTCTGGCAATCTTAAACGTAATGTACGATGGTTTCAAAAATCCTAAATATGCACCAAACCCATTATTGGTAAACATGGTAACGGCAGGAAAATTAGGAGTAAAATCAGGAGAAGGTTTCTATGATTATTCTGAAAGTAAAAAAGCGGAGAAAGTAGCAAAAATGTTTGCAAAATAATAACGCAAACAGTCCATCGTTAGTAGTAATTTTTCTTTTATTATGAATATATTGATTGAAGATTTATAAACTGACTTTAACAAAAAATTAAATATCAAAGAGAACAAATACCAATAATTTTATTATCTTTGATTCAAAGTTAAAACATTAAAAAAATGAAATTACCAAAGTTTTTATTAGCAGATAATTCGGAATTTCCTGAAGATTTATTCGTAGTACATACAGAATATCCAAGATTCATCTTAAACGTTGAAGAGGAAGAAGTAGAATGGCTTGATGATTTGGAAGGTGACGATGAAGAAACTATGGCAGACGAGGCTACTAAAGTAGTTGAAGCAGCGTTCAAATGGTGCGACGAAGAGTTGGCTAAGTACGACGAAGAAGAGGAAGATTAACAAAAACCACTTATAAAAAAAGGAACTCAAAATTTGAGTTCCTTTTTTATTTTTATTCAGATTTGTTGAATTTTAACAGCAACAAATTATCCTGATACAATTCTAAAGTAGTTCCTGAAACTACATATTTATTAGCTTTATTAAGCATATCCAGGAAGTTTTGCTCAACACTCATATTAGCACAAGCCATTTTTGTAGACCCCATTTGTGAAGCTTCAAATTTCCCTGATGCTGTTTCCATAGTTATACCACCAAAATATCTGTTACATCCGGCATTTCCGTTAATCTTTGAACCTTCTATTACCAATGTAGGAACCTGTCCTTTCACGTTATCCGCTAAAGTCCATTTTGTATTGGCGATTGATGGTTGCGCTTTTCCAACTTTTGATGAAGATGCGTTTTTCATTGTTCCGCAAGATGCCAAAACAGCAACTGTGCATATACTTAAAAAAAGATTTTTCATTTTACTTTTTGATTTAATTCAAATTTACGGAAATTATTAATACTTTATTTCTAAAAAACAGATTTATGTTAAATGTATTTTTAAGTTATTTAATTTTAATAAAATGTTTTTTAAGATTTTCGGCATCTTCATCTTTCTGAAAATTCATCCCGATAAGATTGGCATGTCCCATTTTATATTCTTTATTCGTCAATAGAAAAACTTTTTTTCTCAAACTCTGATCTAAAGTACTCATTCCTAAACTCTTTCGTCTTCTGTCGATATCTTTCACCAAAGCATTTCCTTTTTCTCCTCTTTTTTCAGGATAAAACCATTGATGTACATAGCAACAATCTGCTTTTTCAAACATTTCTTCTGCTTTATCATGAGGTCGGTCAGGATTACCTTCATTTTTAAAAATTTGAACTATATCGAAATGCCCACTAGAATAATTCTGGGTTCCGTTGTTTAAATCTAAAAGAAAAGCTGCGTTTTCAGGAGTAATCTTTCCTTTGTTTAATGCTTTTATAATTTCGTCTGAAAAATTGACAACTTGCGGACTGTAAAGATTAGTTGCCAATTGATGCCAAATAATAAAATAAAAATTTTGAAAAAAAACTAGATTGGCGGAGCTTAAACCTAAATCATATTCATTCGGAAATCCTTTTTTCTGAATCAAACTTAAAAGTTTCGTACTCGCAATGCTGTCATTCTTGGTAATTTCCTTTTTAAATTTTGCATAATTTCCACCGGAAAGTTTTCTGTAATGCTGATCAATCATAAATAAAGAATCAAGCTCTTTTCGGTAATTATTATCAAATTTATTTTTACATTTTAGCTTTTTGTATTGTTCAATATTGGGAAAATGAGATGAAAGAAAGGTTTCTTCAAATTTATATTTCATACAATCTAAAGACTGAAAATGTTTAAAAGCATTTTCGTAATCCTTCTTGTTTAGAAGAACTTTCATATGATTATACAAATCATTTGCATGAGGTTCTTTAAAAGTTTTAAACGCCTTCTGATAGTAAAAATTTGCACTGTCTAACTCATTAGTCACAATCTTATCTTCTGCAGAATTTACGGCTTCATAATAGCTGATTAATTTCTTATTGGTCAGTTCATTATTTTGACAATGAAAAGAGGTGTAAACAAGCAGAAAAACAAGAGCTATAAATGATTTCATATTAATGTAGTATTATCTTTAAAATAAAAAAAGCGGACAAATGTCCGCTTCCAATATATGATATTTTCTTTTATGATCTCAATTCTGCATTAAATTCTTTCTGGAAAGATTTAATTAAAGAATCCATTACGTGAGAAATTTCTTTTTCTTCCAGAGTTTTTTCTTCGTTTAATAATTCAAAACTCATTGCGTAAGACTTCTTACCTTCAGGAAGATTTTTCCCTTCATAAACATCAAAAAGATTAATGTTTTTAATGAATGGAGATTTATTCCTTTTAGCCGTTTGATACAAGTCCTGATAAGAAATATTCTTGTCAATCAGTAAAGCTAAATCTCTTCTGATCTTATTAAATTTAGGAATATCTTTAAACTTCAATTCGTTTTTAGAACGCAATTCCTGAGCAAATTCAAGCTCGATTTCTACGTAGAAACATTCTTGGTCTACATCAAAATCTTTCAACATTTGAGGCGCTACTTTTCCGATTCTTACCAAAGTTTTATCTTCAGACTTGTATTCAATTGCATCTGAAAATCTTTCGTCAGACAAAGCAACTTCTTTATAATCGATCGCTAATCTTTCCAGCAAAACTTTCACATAAGCTTTCAGATTGTAAAAATCTGTAGTAGATTTTGGCTGTAACCAGTTTTCAGCAACATTTCTTCCCGAAACCAAAATAGCCAACTGTTTTCTTTCTTCGTACTTCTCTCTTTTGTGGTAGATTTTTCCGAATTCGAAAAATTTGATATCCTGATTTTTTCTGTTAATATTGTAAACCGCATTCTGCAAAAGTCCTTCCAATAAAGACTTTCTCATAAATGCTAAATCTCCGCTTAAAGGATTTAGTAATTTCACAGCATCATTTTCATCTTTTACAGAAGTTAATGAATTGTTCATTACTTCGTTGAAACCTAAACTCTGTAAAGTTCTTGCCCAAGAGTTTTCCAATTCATCCTGATCGTTTGCACTTAATTTTACCGGAGTAAATGAAATTTTCTGTGGAGCATCGATTTTATTGTAACCGTAGATTCTTAAAATCTCTTCAATAACGTCGATTTCTCTCGTTACATCGGCTCTGTATGCAGGAACAGAGATTTCAAAACCATTTTGGATATCATTTAAAACCTGAATTTCCAGTGCTTTTAAAATTTCTTTTACTTTTTCTCTGTGAATTTTTGTTCCTAAAATCTGTTCGATTTTTGAAAATCTGATGATGATATAATTATCCTCAATTTTCTTAGAATATTCTTCCAACAAATCTCCCGTCAACTTTCCTTCAGCCAATTCTTCGATCAATTTGATGGCATGAGTAATCGCAGTTCTTGTAATATTAGGATCTACTCCTCTTTCAAATCTAAAAGAAGCATCGGTATTCAAGCCATGGAATTTAGCTCCTTTTCTTACCGCAACCGGATTGAAATAAGCACTTTCCAGGAAAATAGTTTTTGTCTCGCTAGAAACTCCCGAATTGGCACCGCCAAAAACTCCGGCAATACACATCGGATTATCTTGTCCGTCTTTAATGATGATCTCAGAACCGTTCAATGTTCTTTCAACACCATCCAAAGTCGTAAATTTTGTTCCTTCTGCAACAGTTCCTACTTTTACTTTTTTGTCTGCAATTTTATCTGCATCAAAAGCGTGAAGCGGCTGACCGAAACCGTGAAGAATATAATTGGTAATATCTACAATATTGTTAATTGGGCTTAAACCGATAGCTTTTAATCTGTCTTTTAACCAAGCCGGAGAATCTGCAACTTTTACGTTTTCGATCACTGCACCAATGTATCTTGGTGTTAATTCAGTATCTTCAACTTCAAGGGTAAAACTGTGCAAACCTTCGTTGTTTAAGGCAACAGAAGATACTTTTTCAAACTCAGATTTTTGCTGGTTTGTTGAAAGGAATGCATGAAGATCTCTAGCAACCCCATAATGAGACATTGCATCGGTTCTGTTTGGTGTTAAACCAATTTCAAGAACCTCGTCATTCGTTAATTCGAAATATTCGGCAAAGTTTTTTCCTACTTCATATTTGGTTTCGTCTAAAACCATAATTCCGCCGTGATCGTCGCTCAAACCTAATTCGTCTTCTGCGCAGATCATTCCCTGAGAAACCTCACCTCTGATTTTTGCTTCTTTAATTTCGAAAAA
Above is a genomic segment from Chryseobacterium mulctrae containing:
- the pheT gene encoding phenylalanine--tRNA ligase subunit beta — encoded protein: MKISSNWLKDYIKTELKTERIGEFLTDIGLEVEGIYKFESVKGSLEGIVVGKVLTCEKHPNADKLNKTTVDVGNGKVLNIVCGAPNVAEGQTVPVAVVGTKIYAKDGSFFEIKEAKIRGEVSQGMICAEDELGLSDDHGGIMVLDETKYEVGKNFAEYFELTNDEVLEIGLTPNRTDAMSHYGVARDLHAFLSTNQQKSEFEKVSSVALNNEGLHSFTLEVEDTELTPRYIGAVIENVKVADSPAWLKDRLKAIGLSPINNIVDITNYILHGFGQPLHAFDADKIADKKVKVGTVAEGTKFTTLDGVERTLNGSEIIIKDGQDNPMCIAGVFGGANSGVSSETKTIFLESAYFNPVAVRKGAKFHGLNTDASFRFERGVDPNITRTAITHAIKLIEELAEGKLTGDLLEEYSKKIEDNYIIIRFSKIEQILGTKIHREKVKEILKALEIQVLNDIQNGFEISVPAYRADVTREIDVIEEILRIYGYNKIDAPQKISFTPVKLSANDQDELENSWARTLQSLGFNEVMNNSLTSVKDENDAVKLLNPLSGDLAFMRKSLLEGLLQNAVYNINRKNQDIKFFEFGKIYHKREKYEERKQLAILVSGRNVAENWLQPKSTTDFYNLKAYVKVLLERLAIDYKEVALSDERFSDAIEYKSEDKTLVRIGKVAPQMLKDFDVDQECFYVEIELEFAQELRSKNELKFKDIPKFNKIRRDLALLIDKNISYQDLYQTAKRNKSPFIKNINLFDVYEGKNLPEGKKSYAMSFELLNEEKTLEEKEISHVMDSLIKSFQKEFNAELRS
- a CDS encoding 3-hydroxybutyryl-CoA dehydrogenase encodes the protein MKNIVVIGAGTMGNGIAHTFAQSGFSVNLVDVSQEALDKGLKTITTNLNRIIAKGNLTEEQKAETLGNITTFTQLKDAVTNADLVVEAATENQDLKLKIFAQMDEFAPENCILSTNTSSISITKIAAATKRADKVIGMHFMNPVPIMKLVEIIKGYSTSKETFDSIYEMSKTLGKVPVEVNDYPGFVANRILMPMINESIETLYNGVAGVEEIDTVMKLGMAHPMGPLQLADFIGLDVCLAILNVMYDGFKNPKYAPNPLLVNMVTAGKLGVKSGEGFYDYSESKKAEKVAKMFAK
- a CDS encoding META domain-containing protein, whose translation is MKNLFLSICTVAVLASCGTMKNASSSKVGKAQPSIANTKWTLADNVKGQVPTLVIEGSKINGNAGCNRYFGGITMETASGKFEASQMGSTKMACANMSVEQNFLDMLNKANKYVVSGTTLELYQDNLLLLKFNKSE